The following is a genomic window from Candidatus Riesia pediculischaeffi.
GGGACAAATATGAAATTCTTCATGTCATTCCACAGGAATACTCGATCGATCATCAAGATGGAATCAGAAATCCAATAGGACTATCTGGCGTAAGGATACAAGCTAGTGTACATATCATCACATGTCATGGAGACATGGCAAAAAACTTGATCAAAGCGGTAGAAAGATGCGGAATCAAAGTAGATCAACTGATATTCTCAGGTTTAGCTTCCAGTTATTCGGTGTTGACAGATGAAGAAAGGGAACTCGGAGTGTGCATGATCGATATTGGCGGTGGAACGATGGATGTTGCTATTTATTCCGAAGGTTCTTTGAGACATACTAAGGTTATACCATATGCTGGAAATATAGTAACTAGCGATATAGCATATATATTCGGGACATTGATGCACGATGCTGAAATAATGAAAAAAAAATATGGGTGTGCGTACAGCGATCTTGTTGATAGAGAGGAGAAAGTGGAAATACCCGAAAATATCTCTGGAAAATCGACAAAAGTTTTGAAACGTTATTCGCTATCTAAAGTGATAGAACCGAGATATATGGAACTGTTAGGTCTGGTAAATTCAGAAATCCTATGGTTACAAAATCAATTTCGTCCTCATTCGAACAAAAGAAATATAATTAAATCTGGTATTGTTTTGACAGGTGGAGGTTCTAAAATAGAAGGTATAGTCGAATGTGCTAAGAAGGTATTCAACACAACCCAAGTTAGAATTGGCAAACCGTTAAACGTAACAGGATCGATCAAATATGCAGAAGAGTCGAATTATTCTACAGTGATTGGTTTGTTACACTACGGAAAGTATATTTTTCTGAGAAACGAATCACGATCTACAAAAAAAAACTTGGTAAATACATGGTTCAATAAACTTATCAATTGGATTAAAAAAGAAATTTAATCATAAATAGGTCACAAATAGGAACGGAGAGAATCATGATCGA
Proteins encoded in this region:
- the ftsA gene encoding cell division protein FtsA, coding for MAKISEKKLIVGLEIGTYKVSSIVGEILQDGTINVIGVGHVQSQGMNKGHINNLESVVRCVRQVIEQAEIMADCQISSVYLALSGKHINCQNEIIGIVPILSKEEVTQEDVNNVVHTAKSVRIRDKYEILHVIPQEYSIDHQDGIRNPIGLSGVRIQASVHIITCHGDMAKNLIKAVERCGIKVDQLIFSGLASSYSVLTDEERELGVCMIDIGGGTMDVAIYSEGSLRHTKVIPYAGNIVTSDIAYIFGTLMHDAEIMKKKYGCAYSDLVDREEKVEIPENISGKSTKVLKRYSLSKVIEPRYMELLGLVNSEILWLQNQFRPHSNKRNIIKSGIVLTGGGSKIEGIVECAKKVFNTTQVRIGKPLNVTGSIKYAEESNYSTVIGLLHYGKYIFLRNESRSTKKNLVNTWFNKLINWIKKEI